In Tripterygium wilfordii isolate XIE 37 chromosome 15, ASM1340144v1, whole genome shotgun sequence, one DNA window encodes the following:
- the LOC119979785 gene encoding BTB/POZ domain-containing protein At3g03510-like, which translates to MLFFDILYIAGCPNLELLASKSAKATALLEGNSQQDLSLLFRDIPADPETFELVARFCYGFEVQMSTENVVPLICLANYLEMTESHSTNNLLRKALTFFEQRVLASWNETVKAFRMIESILHQALDLGLVDACLESIIQKVLVDPRLLGEPAQNIENDYDSEDSERFRPNVRRRLFATSTTDWQSEDLTILSLQLYEPTIRAIKQHGVPSENISASIFQYARKWVLSSSIDEENMSIYKKNSMREIIEAMERLLPNEKGLLPCTSLFEMLRFAIALEASTDCRNGFEIRIGKQLDQATVKDLLIPSQGYAKEVQYDIESIRRILKNFYGNYNGSNISGLITVAELIEELLAEVASDIDLKADTFTSLAEMSVAASFGTHRNADGIYRAIDIYLDKHRYLTEMEREEVCRALDCQKMSPEACEHAAKNERLPLRFVVQVLFVAQLQLRDTITKEMQCVDDKLRNEEAEEELENEVKKVGLGEEEVETEMKLMSNKVMELERECHMMKKEIVSGCRSQRAKKGKTSIWKEMKRKLGCMSSIHDYNCQSKKNKVYPKYGV; encoded by the exons CTG GAACTGCTGGCTTCAAAATCTGCCAAGGCAACTGCTTTACTTGAAGGGAATTCCCAACAAGACTTATCTCTCCTCTTTCGAGACATACCAGCTGACCCTGAAACTTTCGAGCTTGTGGCAAGGTTTTGTTATGGATTTGAAGTGCAGATGTCGACTGAGAATGTTGTACCCCTCATCTGTCTTGCTAACTATCTTGAGATGACAGAAAGTCACAGCACTAACAACTTATTAAGAAAGGCTCTTACCTTTTTTGAACAAAGAGTCCTCGCAAGCTGGAACGAAACGGTTAAGGCTTTTCGTATGATAGAAAGCATCCTTCACCAAGCACTGGATCTTGGTCTAGTTGATGCCTGTTTAGAGTCTATAATTCAGAAGGTACTAGTTGATCCTCGCCTTCTTGGAGAACCGGCTCAAAACATAGAAAATGATTATGATAGTGAGGACAGTGAACGGTTTAGGCCAAATGTGAGGAGAAGGCTATTTGCTACTAGTACTACTGATTGGCAATCAGAGGATTTGACAATACTGTCTCTCCAGCTCTACGAACCAACTATTCGTGCCATAAAACAGCATGGAGTCCCATCAGAAAACATTTCTGCATCAATTTTTCAATATGCAAGAAAGTGGGTGCTTTCTAGCAGCATCGATGAAGAGAATATGTCGATTTACAAGAAGAACTCGATGAGGGAAATCATCGAAGCAATGGAACGGCTTTTGCCTAATGAGAAAGGGCTACTTCCATGTACATCATTGTTTGAAATGTTGAGGTTTGCAATTGCATTGGAAGCTAGCACTGATTGTAGGAATGGCTTCGAGATCAGAATTGGAAAACAACTAGACCAGGCTACGGTCAAAGACCTCCTGATACCTTCTCAAGGCTATGCTAAGGAAGTACAGTATGATATCGAGTCTATCAGAAGAATTCTGAAGAATTTCTACGGCAATTACAATGGCTCCAATATTTCAGGGTTAATCACAGTGGCTGAACTCATTGAAGAACTTTTAGCAGAGGTTGCAAGTGACATAGATTTGAAGGCAGACACATTCACATCGCTAGCAGAGATGTCAGTGGCAGCATCGTTTGGTACACACCGGAATGCTGATGGAATATATAGAGCTATTGACATTTATCTTGACAAGCATAGGTACCTAACTGAGATGGAGAGGGAAGAGGTGTGCCGGGCGTTGGATTGTCAAAAAATGTCTCCTGAAGCTTGCGAACATGCAGCGAAAAACGAAAGATTACCATTGAGGTTTGTGGTGCAGGTGCTGTTTGTGGCGCAGTTACAGCTGCGCGACACAATCACAAAGGAAATGCAATGTGTTGATGACAAATTGCGAAACGAGGAAGCGGAGGAAGAATTGGAGAATGAAGTGAAGAAGGTGGGTTTGGGTGAGGAAGAAGTGGAGACAGAAATGAAGTTGATGAGTAACAAAGTGATGGAGTTAGAGAGGGAATGCCACATGATGAAGAAAGAGATTGTAAGTGGGTGTAGGAGCCAGAGAGCCAAGAAAGGCAAGACCAGCATTTGGAAGGAAATGAAGAGGAAACTTGGGTGCATGAGTAGCATTCATGACTATAACTGCCAATCAAAGAAGAATAAAGTGTATCCAAAATATGGAGTCTAA